In Mytilus trossulus isolate FHL-02 chromosome 14, PNRI_Mtr1.1.1.hap1, whole genome shotgun sequence, a genomic segment contains:
- the LOC134695653 gene encoding BTB/POZ domain-containing protein 17-like isoform X1 produces the protein MNSMDGNDTRSGIGLGHVGSDGVIPSMEVKNKKMDEHEQENDDEHETNLKDERSFIENISKFYGQTDLRDITLNIGDDSYSAHKFVLAKDSDVFRAMLYDDNWSKDNQTELTLSEAPECRAVFDKFLRYFYTADISVTVESSVGILCLADKYCVTSLKNLCTQYMIDKAKSPKVKNALSWYAWSKALGLTELIQQCAQTIAWNTGPLLRLKEWPGMDFDFVSDLLRNEDLVLQNEYLLYESLLQWLFHESHRSDLRENASKLFPLIRFPQMTVNQLYQIESSDIVEQEECKDVLNSLVCKAYRFRSLCPSQGELDVMFNEPFYLPRNYLDLVVDTVRMQNTLRFGIQVDVKTYAGPVPTHKREGEWKITYRKNGDSWTLQIFCHDSATVNGEARVQASVIVYDEDEKVIQVEQVPTFVCSRGNNLALNLNVTNPDDSKLMAIILKPVPKTSETTS, from the exons ATGAATAGTATGGATGGAAACGACACTAGATCGGGGATCGGTTTAGGGCATGTAGGGTCTGATGGAGTAATACCCTCCATGGAAGTTAAGAACAAG AAAATGGATGAACATGAGCAAGAGAATGATGATGAGCatgaaacaaatttaaaagatgaacgaagttttatagaaaatatttctaaattttatggtCAAACAGATCTCCGTGATATAACATTGAACATAGGTGACGATTCCTACTCCGCTCATAAGTTTGTGTTGGCCAAAGATAGTGACGTGTTCCGTGCAATGCTTTACGATGATAACTGGTCAAAGGACAATCAAACAGAATTAACACTTAGTGAGGCTCCAGAATGTCGAGCcgtatttgataaatttttacgTTATTTTTATACAGCCGATATATCTGTCACTGTGGAGTCGTCTGTTGGTATTCTTTGTTTGGCAGATAAATACTGTGTAACGTCACTCAAAAATCTATGTACACAGTACATGATTGACAAAGCCAAATCACCGAAAGTCAAAAATGCTTTGTCATGGTATGCTTGGTCTAAAGCTTTGGGTCTTACAGAATTGATACAACAGTGTGCTCAGACTATAGCATGGAATACAGGTCCTTTACTTAGATTAAAAGAATGGCCTGGAATGGATTTCGATTTTGTGTCTGATCTGTTAAGAAACGAAGATTTGGTTCTTCAAAATGAATACCTCTTATACGAATCTCTTCTTCAATGGCTATTTCATGAGAGCCATAGGTCTGATCTACGAGAAAATGCGAGTAAATTATTCCCTTTGATTAGATTTCCACAAATGACAGTTAATCAGTTGTATCAGATTGAAAGCTCAGATATCGTTGAACAGGAAGAATGTAAGGATGTATTGAATAGTCTTGTTTGTAAGGCATACAGATTTAGATCACTATGTCCATCACAAGGAGAACTAGATGTTATGTTTAACGAACCTTTTTACCTGCCTCGTAATTACTTAGACTTAGTTGTGGACACCGTTCGAATGCAAAATACACTTCGTTTTGGAATCCAGGTTGACGTTAAAACTTATGCAGGGCCTGTACCTACACACAAACGAGAAGGCGAATGGAAAATAACATACAGAAAGAACGGAGATAGTTGGACGCTGCAGATATTCTGTCACGATTCAGCTACCGTCAACGGCGAAGCAAGAGTCCAGGCAAGCGTTATAGTCTATGACGAAGATGAAAAAGTCATTCAAGTGGAACAAGTTCCAACATTTGTCTGTTCCCGTGGTAACAATCTAGCACTCAATTTGAATGTCACTAATCCTGATGATTCTAAATTGATGGCAATCATTCTGAAACCAGTTCCAAAGACCAGTGAAACAACgtcttga
- the LOC134695653 gene encoding BTB/POZ domain-containing protein 17-like isoform X4: MDEHEQENDDEHETNLKDERSFIENISKFYGQTDLRDITLNIGDDSYSAHKFVLAKDSDVFRAMLYDDNWSKDNQTELTLSEAPECRAVFDKFLRYFYTADISVTVESSVGILCLADKYCVTSLKNLCTQYMIDKAKSPKVKNALSWYAWSKALGLTELIQQCAQTIAWNTGPLLRLKEWPGMDFDFVSDLLRNEDLVLQNEYLLYESLLQWLFHESHRSDLRENASKLFPLIRFPQMTVNQLYQIESSDIVEQEECKDVLNSLVCKAYRFRSLCPSQGELDVMFNEPFYLPRNYLDLVVDTVRMQNTLRFGIQVDVKTYAGPVPTHKREGEWKITYRKNGDSWTLQIFCHDSATVNGEARVQASVIVYDEDEKVIQVEQVPTFVCSRGNNLALNLNVTNPDDSKLMAIILKPVPKTSETTS; this comes from the coding sequence ATGGATGAACATGAGCAAGAGAATGATGATGAGCatgaaacaaatttaaaagatgaacgaagttttatagaaaatatttctaaattttatggtCAAACAGATCTCCGTGATATAACATTGAACATAGGTGACGATTCCTACTCCGCTCATAAGTTTGTGTTGGCCAAAGATAGTGACGTGTTCCGTGCAATGCTTTACGATGATAACTGGTCAAAGGACAATCAAACAGAATTAACACTTAGTGAGGCTCCAGAATGTCGAGCcgtatttgataaatttttacgTTATTTTTATACAGCCGATATATCTGTCACTGTGGAGTCGTCTGTTGGTATTCTTTGTTTGGCAGATAAATACTGTGTAACGTCACTCAAAAATCTATGTACACAGTACATGATTGACAAAGCCAAATCACCGAAAGTCAAAAATGCTTTGTCATGGTATGCTTGGTCTAAAGCTTTGGGTCTTACAGAATTGATACAACAGTGTGCTCAGACTATAGCATGGAATACAGGTCCTTTACTTAGATTAAAAGAATGGCCTGGAATGGATTTCGATTTTGTGTCTGATCTGTTAAGAAACGAAGATTTGGTTCTTCAAAATGAATACCTCTTATACGAATCTCTTCTTCAATGGCTATTTCATGAGAGCCATAGGTCTGATCTACGAGAAAATGCGAGTAAATTATTCCCTTTGATTAGATTTCCACAAATGACAGTTAATCAGTTGTATCAGATTGAAAGCTCAGATATCGTTGAACAGGAAGAATGTAAGGATGTATTGAATAGTCTTGTTTGTAAGGCATACAGATTTAGATCACTATGTCCATCACAAGGAGAACTAGATGTTATGTTTAACGAACCTTTTTACCTGCCTCGTAATTACTTAGACTTAGTTGTGGACACCGTTCGAATGCAAAATACACTTCGTTTTGGAATCCAGGTTGACGTTAAAACTTATGCAGGGCCTGTACCTACACACAAACGAGAAGGCGAATGGAAAATAACATACAGAAAGAACGGAGATAGTTGGACGCTGCAGATATTCTGTCACGATTCAGCTACCGTCAACGGCGAAGCAAGAGTCCAGGCAAGCGTTATAGTCTATGACGAAGATGAAAAAGTCATTCAAGTGGAACAAGTTCCAACATTTGTCTGTTCCCGTGGTAACAATCTAGCACTCAATTTGAATGTCACTAATCCTGATGATTCTAAATTGATGGCAATCATTCTGAAACCAGTTCCAAAGACCAGTGAAACAACgtcttga
- the LOC134695653 gene encoding BTB/POZ domain-containing protein 17-like isoform X3: MVHWSMKMDEHEQENDDEHETNLKDERSFIENISKFYGQTDLRDITLNIGDDSYSAHKFVLAKDSDVFRAMLYDDNWSKDNQTELTLSEAPECRAVFDKFLRYFYTADISVTVESSVGILCLADKYCVTSLKNLCTQYMIDKAKSPKVKNALSWYAWSKALGLTELIQQCAQTIAWNTGPLLRLKEWPGMDFDFVSDLLRNEDLVLQNEYLLYESLLQWLFHESHRSDLRENASKLFPLIRFPQMTVNQLYQIESSDIVEQEECKDVLNSLVCKAYRFRSLCPSQGELDVMFNEPFYLPRNYLDLVVDTVRMQNTLRFGIQVDVKTYAGPVPTHKREGEWKITYRKNGDSWTLQIFCHDSATVNGEARVQASVIVYDEDEKVIQVEQVPTFVCSRGNNLALNLNVTNPDDSKLMAIILKPVPKTSETTS, translated from the exons atggttcattggtcaatg AAAATGGATGAACATGAGCAAGAGAATGATGATGAGCatgaaacaaatttaaaagatgaacgaagttttatagaaaatatttctaaattttatggtCAAACAGATCTCCGTGATATAACATTGAACATAGGTGACGATTCCTACTCCGCTCATAAGTTTGTGTTGGCCAAAGATAGTGACGTGTTCCGTGCAATGCTTTACGATGATAACTGGTCAAAGGACAATCAAACAGAATTAACACTTAGTGAGGCTCCAGAATGTCGAGCcgtatttgataaatttttacgTTATTTTTATACAGCCGATATATCTGTCACTGTGGAGTCGTCTGTTGGTATTCTTTGTTTGGCAGATAAATACTGTGTAACGTCACTCAAAAATCTATGTACACAGTACATGATTGACAAAGCCAAATCACCGAAAGTCAAAAATGCTTTGTCATGGTATGCTTGGTCTAAAGCTTTGGGTCTTACAGAATTGATACAACAGTGTGCTCAGACTATAGCATGGAATACAGGTCCTTTACTTAGATTAAAAGAATGGCCTGGAATGGATTTCGATTTTGTGTCTGATCTGTTAAGAAACGAAGATTTGGTTCTTCAAAATGAATACCTCTTATACGAATCTCTTCTTCAATGGCTATTTCATGAGAGCCATAGGTCTGATCTACGAGAAAATGCGAGTAAATTATTCCCTTTGATTAGATTTCCACAAATGACAGTTAATCAGTTGTATCAGATTGAAAGCTCAGATATCGTTGAACAGGAAGAATGTAAGGATGTATTGAATAGTCTTGTTTGTAAGGCATACAGATTTAGATCACTATGTCCATCACAAGGAGAACTAGATGTTATGTTTAACGAACCTTTTTACCTGCCTCGTAATTACTTAGACTTAGTTGTGGACACCGTTCGAATGCAAAATACACTTCGTTTTGGAATCCAGGTTGACGTTAAAACTTATGCAGGGCCTGTACCTACACACAAACGAGAAGGCGAATGGAAAATAACATACAGAAAGAACGGAGATAGTTGGACGCTGCAGATATTCTGTCACGATTCAGCTACCGTCAACGGCGAAGCAAGAGTCCAGGCAAGCGTTATAGTCTATGACGAAGATGAAAAAGTCATTCAAGTGGAACAAGTTCCAACATTTGTCTGTTCCCGTGGTAACAATCTAGCACTCAATTTGAATGTCACTAATCCTGATGATTCTAAATTGATGGCAATCATTCTGAAACCAGTTCCAAAGACCAGTGAAACAACgtcttga
- the LOC134695653 gene encoding BTB/POZ domain-containing protein 17-like isoform X2, with amino-acid sequence MFVLLKIQKMDEHEQENDDEHETNLKDERSFIENISKFYGQTDLRDITLNIGDDSYSAHKFVLAKDSDVFRAMLYDDNWSKDNQTELTLSEAPECRAVFDKFLRYFYTADISVTVESSVGILCLADKYCVTSLKNLCTQYMIDKAKSPKVKNALSWYAWSKALGLTELIQQCAQTIAWNTGPLLRLKEWPGMDFDFVSDLLRNEDLVLQNEYLLYESLLQWLFHESHRSDLRENASKLFPLIRFPQMTVNQLYQIESSDIVEQEECKDVLNSLVCKAYRFRSLCPSQGELDVMFNEPFYLPRNYLDLVVDTVRMQNTLRFGIQVDVKTYAGPVPTHKREGEWKITYRKNGDSWTLQIFCHDSATVNGEARVQASVIVYDEDEKVIQVEQVPTFVCSRGNNLALNLNVTNPDDSKLMAIILKPVPKTSETTS; translated from the exons atgtttgttttgttaaaaatacaG AAAATGGATGAACATGAGCAAGAGAATGATGATGAGCatgaaacaaatttaaaagatgaacgaagttttatagaaaatatttctaaattttatggtCAAACAGATCTCCGTGATATAACATTGAACATAGGTGACGATTCCTACTCCGCTCATAAGTTTGTGTTGGCCAAAGATAGTGACGTGTTCCGTGCAATGCTTTACGATGATAACTGGTCAAAGGACAATCAAACAGAATTAACACTTAGTGAGGCTCCAGAATGTCGAGCcgtatttgataaatttttacgTTATTTTTATACAGCCGATATATCTGTCACTGTGGAGTCGTCTGTTGGTATTCTTTGTTTGGCAGATAAATACTGTGTAACGTCACTCAAAAATCTATGTACACAGTACATGATTGACAAAGCCAAATCACCGAAAGTCAAAAATGCTTTGTCATGGTATGCTTGGTCTAAAGCTTTGGGTCTTACAGAATTGATACAACAGTGTGCTCAGACTATAGCATGGAATACAGGTCCTTTACTTAGATTAAAAGAATGGCCTGGAATGGATTTCGATTTTGTGTCTGATCTGTTAAGAAACGAAGATTTGGTTCTTCAAAATGAATACCTCTTATACGAATCTCTTCTTCAATGGCTATTTCATGAGAGCCATAGGTCTGATCTACGAGAAAATGCGAGTAAATTATTCCCTTTGATTAGATTTCCACAAATGACAGTTAATCAGTTGTATCAGATTGAAAGCTCAGATATCGTTGAACAGGAAGAATGTAAGGATGTATTGAATAGTCTTGTTTGTAAGGCATACAGATTTAGATCACTATGTCCATCACAAGGAGAACTAGATGTTATGTTTAACGAACCTTTTTACCTGCCTCGTAATTACTTAGACTTAGTTGTGGACACCGTTCGAATGCAAAATACACTTCGTTTTGGAATCCAGGTTGACGTTAAAACTTATGCAGGGCCTGTACCTACACACAAACGAGAAGGCGAATGGAAAATAACATACAGAAAGAACGGAGATAGTTGGACGCTGCAGATATTCTGTCACGATTCAGCTACCGTCAACGGCGAAGCAAGAGTCCAGGCAAGCGTTATAGTCTATGACGAAGATGAAAAAGTCATTCAAGTGGAACAAGTTCCAACATTTGTCTGTTCCCGTGGTAACAATCTAGCACTCAATTTGAATGTCACTAATCCTGATGATTCTAAATTGATGGCAATCATTCTGAAACCAGTTCCAAAGACCAGTGAAACAACgtcttga